A portion of the Rhodococcus pseudokoreensis genome contains these proteins:
- a CDS encoding WhiB family transcriptional regulator → MLRERPLQLPRPLISEWDWQRTARCRSVDVDVFYDGETLSEVAAKAICADCPVIEECRDYAVAANEPHGIWGGLSPSERVQYRWRQGVVLRVGLTRQRTL, encoded by the coding sequence ATGCTTCGCGAACGACCCTTGCAGCTGCCCCGGCCGTTGATCTCGGAATGGGACTGGCAACGGACCGCCCGCTGCCGGTCGGTTGATGTCGACGTGTTCTACGACGGCGAGACGCTGTCGGAGGTGGCCGCCAAAGCTATCTGCGCCGACTGCCCGGTGATCGAGGAATGTCGCGACTACGCGGTCGCCGCGAATGAGCCGCACGGTATCTGGGGTGGGCTTTCTCCGTCGGAACGCGTGCAGTACCGCTGGCGGCAGGGTGTGGTCCTCCGCGTCGGGCTGACTCGCCAGCGCACCCTCTGA
- a CDS encoding Asp/Glu/hydantoin racemase codes for MLELNIPEFEGPIAQRGIGIIAPFDLALERELWRWAPLEVSLHLARTPYEPVPVSLEMAELVSERRHLMAATRDVLHVEPEVVAYLCTSGSFIKGLEYERTLCDAICEAGALHAVTTSGALVEAIEHLELSRLSVITPYDAPLTERLHAFLNEAGTEVVRSDHLGLGGGIWKVNYRTIAERIIAADDPRSEAIFVSCTNLPTYDIIAPIEQELGKPVLTANQLTIWACLGRMKLPMTGPGKWLRNVF; via the coding sequence GTGTTGGAACTGAACATTCCCGAATTCGAAGGGCCGATCGCGCAACGGGGAATAGGCATCATCGCCCCGTTCGACCTGGCGCTCGAACGTGAACTGTGGCGTTGGGCTCCCCTCGAGGTGAGCCTGCATCTGGCGCGCACGCCGTACGAACCCGTGCCCGTCAGCCTGGAGATGGCCGAACTCGTGTCCGAGCGAAGACACCTCATGGCGGCGACGCGCGACGTCCTGCACGTCGAGCCGGAGGTCGTGGCGTATCTGTGCACGTCAGGAAGTTTCATCAAGGGCCTCGAATACGAGCGAACCCTGTGCGACGCGATCTGCGAGGCCGGCGCCCTGCACGCGGTCACCACGTCCGGGGCTTTGGTCGAGGCGATCGAACACCTCGAGCTGAGCAGGCTGTCGGTGATCACGCCGTACGACGCCCCGCTGACCGAACGGTTGCACGCGTTCCTGAACGAGGCCGGCACCGAGGTGGTGCGCTCCGATCATCTCGGGCTCGGCGGCGGCATCTGGAAGGTCAACTACCGCACGATCGCCGAACGGATCATCGCGGCGGACGACCCGCGGTCGGAGGCGATCTTCGTCAGCTGTACCAACCTGCCGACCTACGACATCATCGCCCCGATCGAGCAGGAACTCGGCAAACCGGTGCTCACCGCCAACCAGCTCACGATCTGGGCCTGTCTGGGCCGGATGAAACTCCCCATGACAGGGCCCGGCAAGTGGCTCCGCAACGTCTTCTGA
- a CDS encoding GntR family transcriptional regulator, protein MALTDLEPVSRQSTAEFIADRLRVAIMKGALEPGAQLGEAELAAHFQVSRGPLREAMQRLVSEGILHSIRHRGIFVTELTLDDVVDVYRSRSVIERGALEMILADGRREATYLALEPTVLVMQAAAERGDAAAVSDADQQFHQILVESAQSPRLIRAARTLLIETRMCLGALQTTYDDIREQAQEHATLREAIRSGTAGEVQKLLAEHLDDAVQRLRADQKTLSS, encoded by the coding sequence ATGGCTCTGACTGACCTGGAACCCGTCAGTCGTCAATCGACTGCCGAATTCATCGCGGACCGCCTGCGGGTCGCCATCATGAAGGGTGCCCTCGAACCGGGTGCACAGCTGGGCGAGGCGGAACTGGCCGCGCACTTCCAGGTCTCGCGCGGACCCCTGCGCGAAGCCATGCAGAGGCTCGTGTCCGAGGGCATACTGCACAGCATCCGTCACCGCGGGATCTTCGTGACGGAACTGACCCTCGACGACGTCGTCGACGTGTACCGCAGCCGGTCGGTCATCGAGCGCGGGGCCCTCGAGATGATTCTCGCCGACGGTCGCCGGGAAGCCACCTACCTGGCGCTCGAACCCACCGTCCTCGTGATGCAGGCCGCGGCCGAGCGTGGCGACGCCGCCGCCGTCTCGGACGCCGATCAGCAGTTCCACCAGATCCTGGTTGAGAGCGCGCAGAGCCCGCGGCTCATCCGCGCGGCGCGGACGCTGCTGATCGAGACCCGGATGTGCCTGGGTGCGTTGCAGACCACGTACGACGACATCCGCGAGCAGGCGCAGGAACACGCGACCCTGCGCGAGGCGATCCGGTCGGGTACGGCCGGCGAGGTGCAGAAACTGCTCGCCGAACACCTGGACGACGCCGTCCAGCGGCTCCGCGCCGATCAAAAGACTCTGTCGTCATAG
- a CDS encoding MarR family winged helix-turn-helix transcriptional regulator: MAVADDAVEIRSQGWRTLAALHGLLEAELERALQRGHDLSVVEYTVLDALSRQDGWHMRMAQLARAAALSSSATTRLVNRLENRGLLTRILCDDDRRGIYTELTPAGRAALDEARPTHDATLESALDRAAEVPELAHLARALHELPA; encoded by the coding sequence ATGGCAGTCGCTGACGACGCCGTCGAGATCCGGTCGCAGGGTTGGCGCACGCTCGCGGCCCTGCACGGCCTACTCGAGGCGGAACTCGAACGCGCCCTGCAGCGGGGCCACGACCTCTCCGTGGTCGAGTACACGGTGCTCGACGCACTGAGCCGCCAGGACGGCTGGCACATGCGGATGGCTCAGCTCGCCCGCGCGGCCGCGCTGAGCAGCAGCGCCACCACCCGGCTGGTGAACCGGCTGGAGAACCGCGGGCTGCTTACGCGGATCCTGTGCGACGACGACCGTCGCGGCATCTACACCGAACTCACGCCCGCGGGCCGGGCGGCGCTGGACGAGGCGCGTCCCACCCACGACGCCACCCTGGAGTCGGCTCTGGACCGGGCCGCCGAGGTTCCCGAACTCGCCCACCTCGCCCGCGCCCTGCACGAGCTCCCCGCGTAG
- a CDS encoding amidase has translation MNPTDMTAVELVTAYSSGELSPVEATQAMLDAITERDRAINSYCLVDEERALAQARNSEERWNTGYSKGLLDGVPISIKDIFLTDGWPTLRGSQAVDEDQPWDVDSPVAARLREDGMVFLGKTTTPEIAWKAVTDSALCGITRNPADPTKTAGGSSGGSAAAVAAGLGPCSVGTDGGGSVRIPASFCGVVGFKPTHGRIPLFPASPFGPLAHAGPITRTVEDAALLMDILALPDPRDPTSLAPFPTTFRGEIGRDVVGLGVAYSPTLGYVTVDPEVRAIVDRAVQAIDAAGLPVTAADPGFGDPIDAFELLWAAGAAAMLKNFPDGARDKVDPGLGKVWERGEKFSAVDYLDARAVAADIGITMGKFHLTHNVLLTPTVPIPAFEAGYDVPPDSDLTGWPQWTPFTYPFNLTQQPAISIPVGRTAAGLPVGLQIIGPRHSDDLVLAVARYAEHVLG, from the coding sequence ATGAATCCCACCGACATGACCGCCGTCGAACTGGTCACGGCCTACTCGTCCGGAGAACTTTCGCCGGTGGAAGCCACGCAGGCGATGCTCGACGCCATCACCGAGCGCGACCGTGCCATCAATTCCTATTGCCTCGTCGACGAGGAGCGGGCGCTCGCGCAGGCCCGGAATTCCGAGGAGCGCTGGAACACCGGCTACTCCAAGGGGCTGCTCGACGGCGTCCCGATCTCCATCAAGGACATCTTCCTCACCGACGGCTGGCCGACGCTCCGCGGATCGCAGGCCGTCGACGAGGACCAGCCGTGGGACGTCGACAGTCCCGTGGCCGCCCGCCTGCGCGAGGACGGGATGGTGTTCCTCGGCAAGACCACGACCCCCGAGATCGCCTGGAAGGCCGTCACCGACAGCGCCCTGTGCGGGATCACCCGCAACCCGGCCGACCCGACGAAGACGGCCGGTGGTTCTTCGGGCGGCAGTGCCGCGGCGGTTGCGGCGGGTCTCGGCCCCTGCTCCGTCGGCACCGACGGCGGCGGCAGTGTGCGGATCCCCGCGTCGTTCTGCGGCGTCGTCGGTTTCAAGCCCACCCACGGTCGGATCCCGCTGTTCCCGGCGAGCCCGTTCGGGCCGCTGGCGCACGCAGGCCCGATCACCCGCACCGTCGAGGACGCAGCACTACTGATGGACATCCTGGCGCTGCCCGACCCGCGCGACCCGACGTCGCTCGCCCCGTTCCCGACCACGTTCCGCGGCGAGATCGGCCGCGACGTGGTCGGACTCGGCGTCGCGTACTCCCCCACGCTCGGCTACGTGACCGTCGATCCGGAGGTCCGGGCGATCGTCGACCGGGCCGTGCAGGCGATCGACGCCGCGGGACTGCCGGTCACCGCCGCCGACCCCGGGTTCGGCGATCCGATCGACGCGTTCGAACTGCTGTGGGCGGCCGGGGCCGCGGCCATGCTGAAGAACTTCCCGGACGGGGCACGCGACAAGGTCGACCCGGGTCTCGGCAAGGTCTGGGAACGGGGCGAGAAGTTCAGCGCGGTCGACTATCTCGACGCTCGCGCGGTCGCCGCGGACATCGGCATCACGATGGGCAAATTCCATCTGACGCACAACGTCCTGCTCACCCCCACCGTTCCCATTCCGGCTTTCGAGGCGGGCTACGACGTGCCGCCGGACAGCGACCTCACCGGCTGGCCGCAGTGGACGCCGTTCACCTACCCATTCAACCTGACTCAGCAACCGGCGATCAGCATCCCGGTCGGCCGCACCGCGGCGGGTCTTCCGGTGGGTCTGCAGATCATCGGCCCCCGGCATTCGGACGACCTCGTACTCGCGGTCGCGCGGTACGCGGAACACGTCCTCGGCTAG
- a CDS encoding LLM class flavin-dependent oxidoreductase: MASRRMRLFAFDYQGPAHLSAGLWRHPDDQGANYKNLAYWTDYAKMLEEARFDGIFFADNVGYHDIYEGSADAALADAAQIPAQDPFMVVSAMAAVTKNLGFGLTGSTSYEHPYALVRKFSTLDHLTDGRVGWNLVTSYSDSAARNLGTGQQVPHDERYDMAAEYLEVCYKLWEGSWQDDAVVRDAERGMYIDPSRVHNIEHKGKYFDVPGFALCESSPQRTPVIFQAGGSSKGRALAAASAEAVFVNAVSIPALKKQVDALRTLAAEAGRDPQNVNVLQMLNVVVAPTDEEAHAKYESYRKLVSYTGAMARYSGWTGLDMSQFDPDVPLKHVKTNAGQTMVDLFSKMDPDKEWTPRDIAEFIGIGGTGPTIVGSPTTVADELTRWMDETGIAGYNLGHAVKYQDMADFIELVVPELQRRGTMWTEYEGSTLREKLYGKGAVRLRDDHPGHRFGARTPVAAAV, from the coding sequence ATGGCGTCTCGACGCATGCGGCTGTTCGCCTTCGATTACCAGGGCCCGGCACACCTGTCGGCCGGTCTCTGGCGGCATCCGGACGATCAAGGCGCGAACTACAAGAACCTCGCCTACTGGACCGACTACGCGAAAATGCTCGAAGAGGCCCGGTTCGACGGCATCTTCTTCGCCGACAACGTCGGCTACCACGACATCTACGAGGGCAGCGCCGACGCCGCGCTTGCCGACGCCGCGCAGATCCCCGCGCAGGATCCGTTCATGGTCGTCTCCGCGATGGCCGCAGTGACGAAGAACCTCGGATTCGGGCTGACCGGGTCGACGTCCTACGAGCACCCGTACGCACTCGTGCGCAAGTTCAGCACCCTCGACCACCTCACCGACGGCCGCGTCGGCTGGAATCTGGTGACCTCCTACTCCGACAGCGCCGCCCGCAATCTCGGTACCGGACAGCAGGTTCCGCACGACGAGCGGTACGACATGGCCGCCGAGTACCTCGAGGTCTGCTACAAGCTGTGGGAGGGGTCCTGGCAGGACGACGCCGTCGTCCGCGACGCCGAGCGCGGCATGTACATCGACCCGAGCCGGGTGCACAACATCGAACACAAGGGCAAGTACTTCGACGTGCCCGGCTTCGCCCTGTGTGAGTCGTCCCCGCAGCGCACCCCGGTGATCTTCCAGGCCGGCGGATCCTCGAAGGGCCGCGCCCTCGCCGCCGCGAGCGCCGAAGCGGTGTTCGTCAACGCCGTGTCCATTCCAGCGCTGAAGAAGCAGGTCGACGCCCTGCGCACCCTCGCCGCCGAGGCCGGCCGCGACCCGCAGAACGTCAACGTCCTGCAGATGCTCAACGTCGTCGTCGCACCGACCGACGAAGAGGCCCACGCCAAGTACGAGTCCTACCGCAAGCTGGTCAGCTACACCGGCGCCATGGCCCGCTACAGCGGCTGGACCGGGCTGGACATGTCCCAGTTCGACCCCGACGTGCCGCTCAAGCACGTCAAGACCAACGCCGGGCAGACCATGGTCGACCTGTTCTCGAAGATGGACCCCGACAAGGAGTGGACCCCGCGCGACATCGCCGAATTCATCGGCATCGGCGGCACCGGCCCCACCATCGTCGGCTCACCCACCACCGTCGCCGACGAGCTGACCCGGTGGATGGACGAAACCGGTATCGCCGGCTACAACCTCGGACACGCCGTCAAGTACCAGGACATGGCGGACTTCATCGAACTCGTCGTCCCCGAACTGCAGCGCCGCGGCACCATGTGGACCGAATACGAAGGCTCGACGTTGCGCGAAAAGCTGTACGGCAAGGGAGCGGTCCGGCTCCGCGACGACCACCCCGGACACCGATTCGGTGCGCGCACACCGGTCGCGGCCGCTGTCTGA
- a CDS encoding MFS transporter, producing MPLGLLALAMGGFGIGLTEFVIMGLLPEVSADFQVSESVAGYLISGYALSVAIGAIVITAAVTRFDRKRVLQSLMVLFIGGNLLSAIAPTYEVMMGGRVLAALCHGAFFGIGSVLAADLVPASKRAGAIATMFAGLTIANVLGVPFGTFLGQQFGWRSTFWAITVIGVVALIGITALVPSVSRAADAPEPAGLRSELRAFRNPQVWFSIAVTILGFGGMFGAFTYIAFTLTEVGGFASTSVPWLLMLFGGGLFVGNVLGGRAADKALTRTLTTVLAVLAVVLVVFALTAGSKPMTIVALFLMGLFGFATVPGLQMRIMNYAAQAPTMASGANIAAFNVGNALGAWLGGITIAAGLGFTSPIWMGAALTVAALAVLLVATAVDRRSKVDSVEDDSAVVPV from the coding sequence ATGCCACTGGGTCTACTCGCTCTCGCAATGGGCGGCTTCGGGATCGGTCTCACCGAATTCGTCATCATGGGACTGCTGCCGGAGGTGTCGGCCGACTTCCAGGTGAGCGAATCGGTGGCCGGCTACCTCATCTCCGGCTACGCCCTTTCCGTCGCCATCGGAGCGATCGTCATCACCGCGGCGGTCACCCGATTCGACCGCAAGCGCGTCCTCCAGTCGCTGATGGTGCTGTTCATCGGCGGCAACCTCCTCTCGGCGATTGCCCCGACCTACGAGGTCATGATGGGTGGACGCGTCCTCGCGGCCCTGTGCCACGGCGCGTTCTTCGGCATCGGGTCGGTCCTCGCCGCCGACCTCGTGCCCGCGAGCAAGCGGGCCGGCGCCATCGCGACGATGTTCGCCGGACTGACCATCGCCAACGTTCTCGGCGTCCCGTTCGGCACGTTCCTCGGCCAGCAGTTCGGGTGGCGCTCCACGTTCTGGGCCATCACCGTCATCGGAGTCGTGGCGCTGATCGGCATCACCGCGCTGGTGCCGTCCGTGTCCCGTGCGGCGGACGCACCGGAACCTGCGGGTCTGCGCAGCGAACTGCGGGCCTTCCGGAACCCGCAGGTGTGGTTCTCGATCGCCGTCACCATCCTCGGTTTCGGCGGGATGTTCGGTGCGTTCACCTACATCGCATTCACCCTCACCGAGGTCGGCGGATTCGCGTCGACGAGCGTCCCGTGGCTCCTCATGCTCTTCGGTGGCGGCCTGTTCGTCGGCAACGTCCTCGGCGGCCGCGCCGCCGACAAGGCGCTCACCCGCACCCTGACCACCGTCCTCGCCGTGCTCGCCGTCGTCCTCGTCGTGTTCGCCCTCACCGCAGGCAGCAAGCCGATGACGATCGTCGCTCTCTTCCTCATGGGACTCTTCGGATTCGCGACCGTCCCCGGACTGCAGATGCGCATCATGAACTACGCGGCGCAGGCGCCGACCATGGCATCCGGCGCCAACATCGCCGCCTTCAACGTCGGCAACGCACTCGGAGCCTGGCTCGGCGGCATCACCATCGCCGCAGGGCTCGGCTTCACCTCGCCGATCTGGATGGGAGCGGCACTCACCGTGGCCGCGCTCGCCGTCCTCCTCGTCGCCACTGCAGTCGACCGTCGGTCGAAAGTTGATTCGGTGGAAGACGATTCGGCGGTCGTGCCGGTCTAG
- a CDS encoding D-2-hydroxyacid dehydrogenase, protein MSRNPIVAVLHAHVLPSDELMAPVASRAEVRYTGKAGLSDALDGADVLFLYDFLTDAVPGAWHAAGSLQWLHIAAAGVDPVMFPEARDSDVTITNSRGVFDGAIAEYVLAQILSFAKDLPGSLRLQQSHTWQHRESERIAGRTALIVGTGPIGRAIARLLRAAGMKVSGSGRTARDADPDFGTVTATENLPEQLAVADYVIAVAPLTEQTRHLFRDTTFAAMKPGARFINVGRGELVRTDDLVTALRAGTIAGAALDVFDTEPLPADHPLWDMPNVSITPHNSGDFAGWRDDLVTVFTDNFERWVTGYPLENVVDKHLGYVPSR, encoded by the coding sequence GTGAGTCGGAACCCGATCGTCGCGGTGCTACATGCCCACGTTCTGCCGAGCGACGAACTCATGGCACCGGTCGCGTCCCGTGCCGAAGTTCGCTACACCGGCAAGGCGGGGCTGAGCGACGCCCTCGACGGCGCGGACGTGCTGTTTCTCTACGACTTCCTCACCGACGCGGTGCCCGGAGCGTGGCACGCCGCCGGTTCCCTGCAGTGGCTGCACATCGCCGCGGCCGGCGTCGATCCCGTCATGTTCCCCGAGGCCCGCGACAGCGACGTCACGATCACCAACTCCCGGGGCGTGTTCGACGGCGCGATCGCCGAGTACGTGCTCGCCCAGATCCTCTCGTTCGCGAAGGATCTGCCGGGTTCGCTGCGACTGCAGCAGTCCCACACATGGCAGCACCGCGAATCCGAGCGGATCGCGGGCCGCACCGCCCTGATCGTCGGCACCGGTCCCATCGGCCGCGCGATCGCCCGGCTTCTCCGCGCCGCGGGGATGAAGGTCAGCGGATCGGGGCGCACCGCCCGCGACGCCGATCCCGACTTCGGGACGGTCACCGCCACCGAAAATCTCCCGGAGCAACTCGCCGTCGCCGATTACGTGATCGCGGTGGCCCCGCTCACCGAGCAGACCCGCCACCTGTTCCGCGATACGACGTTCGCCGCGATGAAGCCGGGCGCCCGGTTCATCAATGTGGGACGGGGTGAGCTCGTGCGCACCGACGACCTCGTCACCGCGCTGCGGGCGGGAACGATCGCGGGCGCCGCGCTCGACGTGTTCGACACGGAACCGCTCCCCGCGGACCATCCGCTCTGGGACATGCCGAACGTGTCGATCACACCCCACAATTCGGGCGACTTCGCCGGCTGGCGCGACGACCTCGTCACCGTGTTCACCGACAATTTCGAACGCTGGGTGACGGGGTACCCGCTCGAGAACGTAGTTGACAAGCATCTCGGGTACGTACCGAGCCGATGA
- a CDS encoding aspartate/glutamate racemase family protein encodes MTSTPTPTVGFIYPDHAAEDDYPFAAEMLGVDLPVVHIYGTDLHAVPELLDLGSPEKLAGGAALLADEKPDAVVWACTSGSFVYGPDGAKQQAETLSAATGVPTSSTSFAFVNALHALGITRVAVAASYPEDVAKLFVEFLAAAGIEVLSMSSAGIDTAAEVGQLSPESVVELAVENDHPDAEALLIPDTAMRTLGALSTLEQRLGKPVLTANQVTIWEGLRLAGHTAVQPSLGTLFEKGHSHGSD; translated from the coding sequence ATGACGAGCACGCCGACCCCCACTGTGGGATTCATCTACCCGGACCACGCCGCCGAAGACGACTACCCCTTCGCCGCGGAGATGCTCGGAGTGGATCTGCCGGTCGTGCACATCTACGGCACCGACCTGCACGCCGTGCCCGAACTGCTCGACCTCGGCAGTCCCGAGAAGCTGGCCGGTGGGGCCGCGCTGCTCGCCGACGAGAAGCCGGACGCTGTCGTGTGGGCGTGCACGTCGGGCAGCTTCGTCTACGGCCCCGACGGCGCGAAGCAGCAGGCCGAGACGCTCTCCGCCGCCACCGGTGTGCCCACGTCCAGCACCAGTTTCGCCTTCGTCAACGCCCTGCACGCCCTGGGGATCACCCGGGTCGCGGTGGCCGCGAGCTACCCGGAGGACGTCGCGAAGCTGTTCGTCGAATTCCTCGCCGCCGCCGGCATCGAGGTGCTGTCGATGTCGAGCGCGGGGATCGACACCGCAGCCGAGGTCGGTCAGCTCAGCCCCGAATCCGTGGTGGAACTCGCGGTGGAAAACGACCACCCGGACGCCGAAGCCCTGCTCATCCCCGACACGGCCATGAGGACGCTGGGTGCGCTGAGTACTCTCGAGCAGCGCCTCGGCAAGCCGGTCCTCACGGCAAACCAGGTGACCATCTGGGAAGGCCTGCGTCTTGCGGGCCACACGGCGGTACAACCGTCGTTAGGAACCTTGTTCGAGAAAGGCCACAGTCATGGCTCTGACTGA
- the thpD gene encoding ectoine hydroxylase — protein MTQVAEVQGFTNSHDRYPTRIASGPSMLQRNEPAVWGKPADGPFDAAALAGHEARGFTIVDDVLGAGEVTSCREELDRLARDPSMRDSGRVITERGTDEVRSVFDVHRRSDMVAALIRDGRILDRARQLLGSDVYIHQSRINSMPGFKGTGFYWHSDFETWHAEDGLPVPRAVSCSITLTENYPFNGSLMVMPGSHKRFVQCVGATPENNYTSSLVEQEVGVPRREDVTRMAAEFGIDQFTGAAGTALWFDSNVMHGSGNNITPYPRSNLFLVFNSVENTLVAPFAAPRPRPEYIASRDFTPLS, from the coding sequence ATGACTCAGGTAGCTGAGGTTCAGGGATTCACCAACAGTCACGATCGCTACCCCACTCGGATCGCCTCCGGTCCGTCGATGCTCCAACGGAACGAACCCGCAGTCTGGGGAAAACCCGCGGACGGACCCTTCGACGCGGCCGCCCTCGCCGGACACGAGGCACGCGGCTTCACCATCGTCGACGACGTCCTGGGCGCCGGCGAAGTGACGTCGTGCCGGGAGGAGCTCGACCGGCTGGCCCGGGATCCGTCGATGCGCGACAGCGGGCGCGTCATCACCGAACGCGGCACCGACGAGGTCCGGTCCGTCTTCGACGTCCACCGGCGCAGCGACATGGTGGCCGCGCTGATCCGCGACGGCCGGATTCTCGACCGCGCACGGCAACTCCTCGGCTCCGACGTCTACATCCACCAGAGCCGGATCAACTCCATGCCCGGTTTCAAGGGCACCGGTTTCTACTGGCACTCGGACTTCGAGACCTGGCACGCGGAGGACGGTCTCCCCGTGCCGCGGGCCGTCAGCTGTTCGATCACCCTCACCGAGAACTACCCGTTCAACGGGTCGCTGATGGTGATGCCCGGTTCGCACAAGCGGTTCGTCCAATGTGTCGGCGCCACCCCCGAAAACAACTACACGTCCTCCCTCGTCGAGCAGGAGGTCGGGGTTCCGCGCCGGGAGGACGTGACCCGGATGGCCGCGGAATTCGGGATCGACCAGTTCACCGGTGCGGCCGGCACCGCGCTGTGGTTCGACTCCAACGTCATGCACGGGTCGGGCAACAACATCACGCCCTACCCGCGGTCGAATCTGTTTCTCGTGTTCAACAGTGTCGAGAACACGCTCGTCGCGCCGTTCGCCGCACCGCGGCCGCGGCCGGAGTACATCGCGTCGCGCGACTTCACGCCGTTGTCCTGA
- a CDS encoding formylglycine-generating enzyme family protein, producing the protein MDTVTVSDVRLIPAQTFTMGSDRHYPEEGPAHRVAVDAFAIEAYQVTNEQFARFVRDTGYVTVAERPLDPADFPGAPAENLQPGSMVFVPTRGPVDLRHLSQWWTWTVGASWQRPTGPASTITGRERHPVVHVAHEDAAAYAQWAGRSLPTEAQWEAAARGGLDQAEFTWGDTPDAGSPPPANYWHGDFPWRADPGYGTTTAVGSYRPNDYGLFDMAGNVWEWTADWYAERHSDSAESCCAPRNPRGPGMADSFDPRQPQFRVPRRVIKGGSFLCADSYCRRYRPAARRPQMVDTGMSHIGFRCVESVPVSE; encoded by the coding sequence GTGGACACCGTGACCGTTTCCGACGTCCGTCTCATCCCCGCCCAGACGTTCACCATGGGCTCGGATCGGCACTATCCGGAAGAGGGTCCGGCGCATCGGGTGGCGGTCGACGCGTTCGCGATCGAGGCGTACCAGGTCACCAACGAACAGTTCGCGAGGTTCGTCCGGGACACCGGTTACGTCACGGTCGCCGAGCGTCCGCTGGACCCCGCCGATTTTCCGGGGGCGCCGGCGGAGAATCTGCAACCCGGATCGATGGTGTTCGTCCCCACCCGGGGACCGGTCGACCTCCGGCACCTGAGCCAGTGGTGGACCTGGACGGTCGGCGCGTCCTGGCAGCGACCCACCGGGCCGGCGTCGACGATCACCGGCCGTGAACGACATCCCGTCGTCCACGTCGCCCACGAGGACGCGGCCGCGTACGCACAGTGGGCCGGACGGTCCCTCCCCACCGAGGCGCAGTGGGAGGCGGCGGCGCGCGGCGGTCTCGACCAGGCCGAATTCACCTGGGGCGACACCCCGGACGCCGGATCCCCGCCGCCGGCGAACTACTGGCACGGCGACTTCCCGTGGCGCGCCGACCCCGGGTACGGCACAACGACCGCCGTCGGAAGCTATCGGCCCAACGACTACGGACTGTTCGACATGGCGGGAAACGTGTGGGAGTGGACCGCCGACTGGTACGCCGAGCGGCACAGTGATTCCGCGGAGTCGTGCTGTGCGCCACGCAATCCGCGTGGGCCCGGCATGGCGGACAGCTTCGACCCGCGCCAACCCCAGTTCCGGGTTCCACGGAGGGTGATCAAGGGTGGATCGTTCCTCTGCGCCGACAGTTACTGCCGCCGGTACCGGCCCGCGGCGCGGCGGCCGCAGATGGTCGACACCGGGATGAGTCACATCGGATTCCGCTGCGTCGAGTCCGTGCCCGTATCAGAGTAG
- a CDS encoding YidH family protein yields MSRDIFGPTQPNTGSTARDHLANERTYLAWHRTGISVAALGVAVAKFAPHRGDHAIAAGFILIGAGLLVSAYGTYRYRVISRQLESGVFAPATFAAVVTSSVVTLLALLAVLVLL; encoded by the coding sequence ATGAGTCGCGACATCTTCGGCCCCACCCAGCCGAACACGGGCAGCACCGCGCGCGACCACCTCGCGAACGAACGCACCTATCTCGCGTGGCATCGCACCGGCATCAGTGTCGCCGCACTCGGGGTGGCGGTGGCGAAGTTCGCCCCGCACCGCGGCGACCACGCCATTGCCGCCGGATTCATCCTGATCGGCGCGGGCCTGCTGGTGTCCGCCTACGGCACCTACCGCTACCGGGTCATCAGCAGGCAGCTCGAATCCGGGGTATTCGCGCCGGCGACGTTCGCCGCCGTCGTCACCTCCAGCGTCGTCACGCTGCTCGCGCTCCTCGCCGTGCTGGTCCTACTCTGA